TTTCAAACCCCGTCCAGCAGGCAGGCTGCGGGATGGCTTCAAGGGCATGATCTGGTGATTGATATGAACGCTGTAAGCCGGGGGTTCTTGCCTGGATCCATTCAAGAATTTTTAACAGAGCATGAACGATACCTCTCATATATTCATGAAATGAACCTGTTTGAAGAGGGGGATATGGGAGTTTATCGGCTTTCAGAGGTGAGACTGTCCTCACCTCTTCCAAGGCCGGTAAGCATTCGCGATTTTTATGCATTTGAGGAGCATGTGAAAACCGCCCGACAGAAAAGAGGGCTTGATGTCATTTCAGAATGGTATCAATTTCCTGTGTTTTATTTTACAAATCACCTGGCTGTGAAAGGTCCGGAGGAAAAGATTGAAGTTCCTCCAGGCTGTCAGGCTCTTGATTATGAACTTGAGATTGCCTGTGTTATAGGGAAGGAGGGGCGTGACATCCCTGCAAGTGAAGCAGAAGAGTACATTTTTGGGTACTGCATCATGAATGACTGGAGTGCGCGTGATCTTCAAAGAGAAGAAATGAAAGTTGGTCTTGGGCCGGCAAAAGGAAAGGATTTCGCAACATCGCTTGGACCATACCTCGTTTCAAAAGAAGAGCTTCATCCATATAAGACAGGAGATCGGTATGATTTAAAGATGACAGCGGCTGTTAATGGAAAAGTGATATCGAAAGGGAATTTAAAAGATATTTATTATCCTTTTTCGGAGATGATTGAAAGGGCTTCTTCAGGTGTCACCTTATATCCGGGAGAAGTGATTGGCTCAGGAACAGTCGGAACCGGATGTATTTTAGAGCTAGGGGAAGAGGTGCATCGTTATTTAAGGCCGGGAGATGAGGTCGAATTAACGATTGAAGGTCTGGGCTTATTGAAAAATAAAATTGCAGCCAAAAGCAGGTGAGAGAATGTATTATCGCACGTTAGGCAAAATTCCGCATAAGAGACATACGATGTTTAAAAAAGAAGACGGAAGCCTATACCGGGAGCAGGTTATGGGAACGAAGGGGTTTTCAGGTACACAATCCATTCTGTATCATCACTACATGCCTACAGAGGTAGCAAAGTCAGAGCTTCTTCATTCCTATCTCCCTGAATATGAACAGATGGATTCCTTGAGACACAGGCATTTCTTTACGGATGCTCTGCAAACTGAAGGGGATGCTATTGAGGCTAGAGAGTATATCCTGGGAAATGATGATCTCTTAATAGGCGTGGTTCTTGTGAAAAAAACGATGGAGTCCTATTACAGAAACGGTGATGGAGATGAATTGCTCTTTATTCATTTTGGCAATGGAAAGATTGAGACGATGTTCGGTGTCATCACATACCGGCCAGGAGATTACATCAACATACCGATAGGCACAATCTATCGTGTCGTGCCAAAAGCCGAAACAAAAATCCTTTTCATAGAATCGTTCAGCCAGATCACTACACCTAAACGATACCGAAATGAATACGGCCAGCTTTTAGAGCATAGCCCGTTCTGTGAAAGAGATTTCCGGGGTCCTGAACAGCTTCTGACAGTAGAATCCCGAGGCGAGTTTGAGGTTTTGACAAAATCCAGGGGATATATGCATAAGCATACCTTTAACCACCATCCCTTCGATGTAGCGGGATGGGACGGCTACTTGTATCCATGGGCTTTTAATATCGAGGATTTTGAACCGATAACAGGAAGGATTCATCAGCCGCCGCCTGTTCATCAAACATTTGAAGGCCACAATTTTGTTGTCTGCTCATTCGTGCCTAGAATGTACGATTATCATCCCGAGTCGATTCCGGCGCCGTATTATCACAGCAATGTAAACAGTGATGAGCTTCTTTACTATGTAGAAGGAAATTTTATGAGCCGAAAAGGAATCAAAAAAGGATCCATCACCCTTCATCCAAGCGGAATTCCGCATGGTCCTCATCCTGGAAAAACGGAAGCGAGCATCGGGAAAAAAGAGACGCTTGAACTCGCGGTAATGATTGATACGTTTCGTCCGCTCCGAATTGTGAAAAAGGCCAAAGAAATTGAAGATGCCAATTATATGTATACTTGGACCGAAAAATAAGAAAAGCAGCCTGATAGGGCTGCTTTTTATGTTGGCGTTTTTACTACATCAAAGTTGTCGGCAATCAATAACCAGTTTTGCGGGAAAGAGAGCCCGAGCTTCCAATAGCTCATGCCTCTCAGCTTTAATTCTTTCATTAAATCAAATTTGGCCTGAATGGAACGGGCATCCTCAAACCAGACTTCATGTTCTCTCCCTTCCTTATCGCGGTAATTGAAGTGTGGAGCTTGGGCTTTCATATCATATTGAATGGAGACATTGTACTCACTTGCTAAGCGGATTGCCTGCTGCGGGCTGATGGCTTTTGCAAATTCTCCTCCGGGCTTAAACGGCAGGGTCCAGTCGTATCCGTATAAATTCTGCCCCATCATGACTTTATTTGCCGGTATTTCTGACAGGGTGTACTCGAGGACCTCCCTAACCGGTCCAATCGGGGATACTGCCATTGGCGGTCCGCCGCTATAGCCCCACTCGTAAGTCATCACCACTACAAAATCGACAATTTCGCCATGTGCTTTATAATCATGCGCCTCGTACCATTTCCCTTTTTGATCTGCGCTTGTTTTAGGGGCCAGAGCTGTAGAAATGAGCCAGCCTTCTTTTTTAAAACGGGCTTTTGCTTTTCTTAAGAAACGATTATAGGCTTCTCTGTCGACCGGCCTTAAATACTCCATATCAAAATGGATATCGCGGAATCCATATTTTTTTGCGGTTTCAACAATGTTATTCAGAAGTTTGTTCTGAACATCCTGATTTGTTAAGATGATTCGGCCGATTTCGTCACTGAAGCCTTCATCATCTAAATTCGTCACTATCATCATTAATGTGACTCTATTGTTTTTGGCGATATTAGGAAAGTCATTTAAGAGCGGCTCATCTAGAGTGCCATCCTTTTGAA
The window above is part of the Metabacillus dongyingensis genome. Proteins encoded here:
- a CDS encoding fumarylacetoacetate hydrolase family protein; the encoded protein is MKFVTFQTPSSRQAAGWLQGHDLVIDMNAVSRGFLPGSIQEFLTEHERYLSYIHEMNLFEEGDMGVYRLSEVRLSSPLPRPVSIRDFYAFEEHVKTARQKRGLDVISEWYQFPVFYFTNHLAVKGPEEKIEVPPGCQALDYELEIACVIGKEGRDIPASEAEEYIFGYCIMNDWSARDLQREEMKVGLGPAKGKDFATSLGPYLVSKEELHPYKTGDRYDLKMTAAVNGKVISKGNLKDIYYPFSEMIERASSGVTLYPGEVIGSGTVGTGCILELGEEVHRYLRPGDEVELTIEGLGLLKNKIAAKSR
- a CDS encoding LysM peptidoglycan-binding domain-containing protein, with amino-acid sequence MQIHIVREGQTLYGIAQAYSTTAEEIIRTNEIPNPGQLVIGQTIVIPIKGRFYWVQPGDTLWSISRRYGSTPKELSEVNQISINSPLQIGFRLYIPDRPKQKAEFNAYIEPSGNQVSPNLVESAREAAPYLTYLGPFSFRIQKDGTLDEPLLNDFPNIAKNNRVTLMMIVTNLDDEGFSDEIGRIILTNQDVQNKLLNNIVETAKKYGFRDIHFDMEYLRPVDREAYNRFLRKAKARFKKEGWLISTALAPKTSADQKGKWYEAHDYKAHGEIVDFVVVMTYEWGYSGGPPMAVSPIGPVREVLEYTLSEIPANKVMMGQNLYGYDWTLPFKPGGEFAKAISPQQAIRLASEYNVSIQYDMKAQAPHFNYRDKEGREHEVWFEDARSIQAKFDLMKELKLRGMSYWKLGLSFPQNWLLIADNFDVVKTPT
- a CDS encoding homogentisate 1,2-dioxygenase → MYYRTLGKIPHKRHTMFKKEDGSLYREQVMGTKGFSGTQSILYHHYMPTEVAKSELLHSYLPEYEQMDSLRHRHFFTDALQTEGDAIEAREYILGNDDLLIGVVLVKKTMESYYRNGDGDELLFIHFGNGKIETMFGVITYRPGDYINIPIGTIYRVVPKAETKILFIESFSQITTPKRYRNEYGQLLEHSPFCERDFRGPEQLLTVESRGEFEVLTKSRGYMHKHTFNHHPFDVAGWDGYLYPWAFNIEDFEPITGRIHQPPPVHQTFEGHNFVVCSFVPRMYDYHPESIPAPYYHSNVNSDELLYYVEGNFMSRKGIKKGSITLHPSGIPHGPHPGKTEASIGKKETLELAVMIDTFRPLRIVKKAKEIEDANYMYTWTEK